Part of the Arachis hypogaea cultivar Tifrunner chromosome 6, arahy.Tifrunner.gnm2.J5K5, whole genome shotgun sequence genome, tatttttggtgcttccACTGTTAGACAGGTTTTTGTTTGAACCTTTATATGGAGTATCTCTGGTATTGGGGACTGAGATTTCTCGAAGTATCTAATCCAACTTACATTGCGTTTGAAATCAATGTTTCCATCAAACTAGACAAATCTTGCAAAGAGGGAAATCATTCTGCTGGTCAGAATGCTGTTGAACACAGCAATCCTAAGACAAGAATCGATAAGGATTGCTCGGCAAGGGTTTTAGTGCCACTCAAGCATTTCAAATTACCTATTCTTGATGATTCCTTTTTCATAAGGGACAATCAGGCAGCTGGCAGAAGCACATCCTTCTCTCAAAAGAAGCCGAGCTTAATGCTTGTATCAACAACCTTATCTCCAGGATCAAGGTTCGGTGGCATTCGGGACGCAATAGCTCTGTCTAGTTGAATATCAAGGACACGATCCAGGCAGCATTGCAGACATCAATCATGGATGTCTTGATGCCTGATCCACTGACTTTCATGTTGAGGCTCACTGGACATGATGTTGAATCAGAAAAACCTGATCCTGATAAAGAATCTAATATCGGCGAATCTTCTGCTTCCAAAGGTTCAGTGATTGCACATGAAATAAAGCCAATGGAGGTTCTGGTTCGTACTAACACAAAGGAtatgatcaaaatcaattttaatattaCATGCAGAGATGTAGCTGGGGAGAATTGTGTCGATGAAACCAAAGCAACTGTTTTATGGACAGGTAATGTCCATAATAATTGCTTTCCACTTTCGACCATTGGCATGCATTTGTAAACTTTTCTAACACTGTATTATGTTTTTGCTATAATCAATGTTTTTCAGGTGTGTTATAAGTGACATCAGTGTGGAAATTCCCCCGCTTCAACAAATCACACATTCTTTCTGCTTGCATTTTCTTGTCCCGGGAGAGTACACGCTATTAGCCGCAGTAGTGATTGATAATCCAAGCGACATTCTACGTGCTCGTGCGAAGGCCACTTCACCATCCGAGCCAATTTTCTGCCGGAGACCACCGTATCGCGTTCGTGTTCACGAAACTGCTTGACATTTTTGGTCTATAAATACGATGTGAACTTCATGAGCTTATATTTGTGGATTTAGGGTGTTATCATTTGTATGAGTTTTTCATATGATGCCCCCTGGGTGGTTCTGATTGATATTTCTTGGAGCTGTGCTCTCTAAATTAAGAAGCTTGAATTTGAACTTGGTGCAGCTCTTTAAAAGGCAGTCAAATCTATGATCTCATCCAAGCTTCAGTTGCGGGTCATGCATTCTTGTATAGATAAGTTTTCTGGTTGGGAGACAACGGCTAATCCAATAATCCCAAGTCGCGTTAGAGTTTATTGTTTCAGAGTATTGGACTTTCATGAAATCTGCTGCATATGCTAAATATTGCCACTACATAATTCGTGGGCCTACTTCACTACACCAAATTAGTCATATAGCTACACTTGATTTATGACCCTTATTTTAAGGGTCTCTATTTATTAATATAGTGAcatttatatatgtaattttttaactGTCACTGATCTAATCACTAATCACAGTCTCacccttttttttatcctattttttcaaaaagcATATTCACACTTTCACagtgagaaagagaagagaaactaACAACCTCACCGTGCTACAGTTCCCGTTTGCCATCGCGGTTCAAGTTTGTCATTCGCCATTCACCGTCGCAGTTCGAGTTTGCCGTTCACCCTTCATCGTCGCGGTTCGAGTTCGCCATTCGTTGTTCACCGGCGCGGTTCGAGTTCGCCATTCGCCGTTCACCGGCGCGGTTCGAGTTCGCTGTTCGCCGTTCACCATCGCGGTTCGAGTTTGCCATTCACTATTCTCCATCGCGGTTTGAGTTCGCCGTCCCGCTCCCCCACGCTGTTGTTTCTCTTTCCCTGTTTCGTGAGTGCAAACCCTAATTCCCTCCTTTCGGCGACCATTTCTTCTCTTCCAACCACAATATTGAACACCAGTAGTGAGTATTTGATTATtcttctattatatttatttctcCTACaatttctttgttgttcatcTGATAGTGAATAACCTATACATGATTGTTATTCTTTGGTACTGTTACTTGTGATTTTCAATTGTTCATTGATTCTTCATCTAAGAGATTATGCTTTATATCTTATTATATGGAGGATTGTTTTGTTGGaagctttaaattttgtttgtcTTAAAATTCATTTTGATTTTACTTGCACACAACCTGCTCGATGAAATGTTTCAACTAAAATTATGGTTGATTTGATGCATTTCTAATTAGAAGGATAGATAATAGTAAAATTGATGCACTGATATGGTAGACCTCTCCTCGTCATCTCTCTCTATTTCAAGTCTTCAAGCTCTCTCTTCGACAAGTAGCACTCCTCCACTGTAATAATATCCCCTTTTAGagtgattttaatttcatttctgttGTGTTTCGCAGGGGATTACAAGATTCTTACTCACCTTAATTCCTCACTTCAGAAAGGTATGTGTGCTTTATCCTTATGGAGTTATGGTAATGCTTcaataatttctttctttgccttTTTAAATAGGAATTTATTGTGTGctttaattatatgattaatttttgaaGCATGAATTTGTGATTATGGTATGTAAGCATAATGCATTGTTGCCTTTGACTTTTGTGCAGATTTTGTTGTCGGATTTTGAGTATCCTCATTGTGGTGAGAGGTGAGTTACTCTTCACTGTGAACTGTGTTTATTGGATGCAATGTGATTGCTTGCTCTAATttcatttgatttttaattagaaaacaaaataagataaggcATAATGGAAATTACATAGCAAATGAAGAAAAAAACTAAGACAAATTACATGGCAATGATGCATGATGCATTAGTCAAACCAATACTAAGAGAAACCAAAAGAGGATATACATGGATACAGTAAAGTGGTTCATTCAAAAACTAATTAAGCATATTGTGAAGATGGATTTCGAAGATGGCAAGCAGCTTGCTCcataatataaactaattaagagCATTTTTAATTAAGGAAAAGTACTGGGTACGTTAGCTGCATTTCTAATTGTGTCTCTTCCGTACATACATGTAGCACACTCCAGATATATTAAACCAGAGTCTTATTTCATAATTAGCTTATTCTactatttctttattttgttaagTAATAGTCCTTACATTATATCACTGATTGTGTAACTATGTTgctaaaatttattattctataGTAAATAATCACCCAGGCTTTCCTCATTTTATTTCTTTGATAAAATGAACTTAATTAAACAAAACAAGATATTGCTATCAATCTtgatatatgaattatattttttctgtATTGGAGTTATAACTTATTTTCTTTgtgctttgtattttttttccaatttaggAACTTAGTGCCATTGTTCCATTTTGAGAAAAGCAAAAGATTGTAAGAACTGCTATCAGCAAGGTACAAAAGTTATAGGAGGATACCAGATAGAATTTGCAAACCAGTTCTTTACATTTACTATGTCCTTTAGCATATAACTTATTCTCTCTTCCACTTTTTAACTTTCCAATATTCTTCAATGCAGTTCCGTGCAGCTATTCAGTTACAATTTGATTTCCATCGGGCAATTTACAATCTTGGAATTGTTCTGGTCATAATTCTTCTCCATTTTACTTATATATCATGCAATTGTGCTTTGTTTTACTTTGTTTGTGTGCATGTAACAGTATTAAGAGTATAGAATTCACTTTCTTTTTTCTGCACTTAACATGTTCGATGAAATGCTTCAACTAGATTTCTTTGAATTCTCCctttattatttcttctcttgATTTCTTTGATGTTTTTGTGCCTTGATGACATCATGAATCGGTTAGTCATCTTCCTGAATTATGCAAATTGCTATACTAGAAATGGAAAAGCTAATTAACTGAACTTTAGTCTTAGATTTCATCTCTCTATCTTATGTCCATCCTTGTAAAATCTGGTAGTTtattgttactttctttttctaaatGCTGCCAGCTTCTATTCTTTTGATTGCACTGTCAAGCAAATTATTCTGTTATTCTTATTGTTACTTCCATCAAAGCCATTTTTATACTGTTCatgttttttataataataacactCATTTGCTTAAATAAGTGTTGAAAAATTTAAATtctctcttgtatatatattgaTCCGATCCAATATACATGTGTATGAAATTAAATATCAATGTGGGACTCAGACCAAAAGATTAAAAGAAGGAACAATTTGGAAGCAGTGTAGTAGTGTTCCTTTTtgtacttgcatgcatataattCATGATTTGTTAATGTTTATGTCTGCGTCATGAAATCTACATTCTTTTCCCATTGAACCAAAGTAGATGCCACTTTCCAACTCACTTCGATTGTGTAACAGAGTAACACTTCACACCaggttttgtttatttatttagttatttatttattgtatattGTCAAAAGAAAGAATTTGTAACAGCGATTACTTGATTTGTGACAGCTATTTTAAGGGTCTCTATTAATCAACATTATGACACTTATACTCTTAATTTTTAAACCGTCAGTACTAACTCTATATCTCtctcattctttttctttctttttttttaaaactgtATTCAGTGATGCAAAAATTTTAGGTGAAGGAAACTTGTTTAGTTAACCAACTTGTTGACCATAGTGATGCATCTACATTGAATTGTTGCTCTGGTTTTGTGGAGCAAGCTGCTTGCCAAGAATTATTATAGTTATTAGTTTATCAGTTTGCATGTACATTCTTCCACCCCACTTCATCAGTTTGGATTTGTGTGTCACTAGTGTAGTTAGTGCAAAACTGGGTCATGAAGCTAGTTTTCTTTGCCATCATTGTTGGCATGTTGGATGAACGAAACTGGAATATGTGATCTGTATCATTAGTAGTGGTGGTTGGTGTTTCAGGTAAGGTAGAAACCCAAGAGTGAGAGAGTGCTCTTTGAGCTATAGCATTTGTTTTCTTGAATATTCTGCAGATTGCCTAAGAGTCCTGCATGTTGAAATTGAAGTTAGCTAGAAAGTGTGAGATCGATCTTGTAGAAGACCAAAGATTTCTTGAGTCCAATGGACTTTGAACCCTCTGAGGAGTATATAGGCCTGTCAGTCCCTGTGGCTTTCCAGAACCCAGCTCCAGTTACCCTATTTGGCCTTGCACTGTTCCTGTATTTTCTGTCTTTTGGGCTATATTTGGGTTTGCACTGTAGTTACCCAGCTCCAGTACCATACGTGAGGGCCATGACATGATTAATTTGAAGGGGACTAAGTTGGAATTGGTTGTGTGGAACTTAAATataatttcttattagtttttaagagtatttcttaaaattaattaacatggaactctttaattatattttttactatgtttttacaGGTATGAAGAGAAAAAGGTCAATAAAGAAGTATCAAAGTCCTAAAAAATCTCTCAAAGATGTTGAAGATGATAAATTAGTGTCATCTCCTAATACAAGAGGAAATGATCATAtctcaattttcaattttacCAAATTCTTAAAGTGTGAACTTATACatgattgtttttttttatttaagtaatatagttttctcttatttcttttatgtttttacaGGTATGAAGAGAAGAAGGCTAATAAAGAAGTATCAAAGTCCTAAAAAATCCCTCAAAGATGTTGAAAATGCTAGACTAGTGTCATCCCCTAATGCAAGAGGAAATGATCATAtctcaattttcaattttacccAATTCTTAAAGTGCCATCCCCTAatattgtttttcttatttttttttatattattgcaGGTATTAAAAGGAGAAGGCTTGTACaatttgaagaggaagaagatgaacatATTGAACCGAATGTTGTATATGCTGGAGAAAATATTCATCTCTCAAATGATGAAAATGGTAACTATCTCCTCTTTTAGCATACTATGAAGTTTTTAATTCCTTTAATTAggtttctaatttttttactttGAAGTTATCTTTGCACGAGAAAAAAGACATCTTTCAAGTTATTCTAGGTCAACATCTTCTAAAGGCACGAGTCAACAAGAACATATAGCTCAAAGTTCATCCATTCAAAATGAAGTTCATAGTCATAGCCTATCAGATGCTGATTTTCTTAATAATGAAGAGGTAAATGGAGTTGCTATTTCTAGAAAGAAGTGGAACACCACATGGTTTGTCATTGTTGTaggtatgttatttttttttattaatttactaGTTCAAATAATCTGTTTTCAATTACTAGCTGTCTTAAATAAtagctcttttattttctttttagatGAACAAGGGGTTGAAAAGAGTATGCATCTTAAGGTAAAAGATGCATTTTCCCTTCATCATAGTAGGAAACGAGTTCTTATAGAATGGAATGGAAGTGGTCAGCCAATTGGAGAATCCGGTGGACTCTTGGGAGGTGTTTTGGGGCTCATTGCaagtaattttaataattttcctATAATGTACAAAACATGGCATAAGGTTCCACTACAATACAAAGATGCTGTTTTTGAGAATACTATTAAggtatgctattttttattatatttttgttttgaaaaatattatttgttgtgtTTACCTTAAGTTTTGTATACTAACTacatatttatgttttttttgaagaaaatatTTGTTGTTAATGATGATGAACACAAAAAGTATATCTTGTCAAATCTTGGAAATAAGTGGAAGAATGATAGATGCAAGCTATTCAATGAGCATTATAAATCGGAACTTGGTTGGGATGCAAATGTTAATTTGAATCCAATTGGAATTCCCAAAGACCATTGGGCTGCATTTTTGGAATATAGATTGAGTCCAAAAACTCAGGTAAACACATttgttatttgttagtttttatttgtgTTTAAGATCCATTAACTTTTATGTTTGTTAATGTGCAGGAATTGTGTGAAAAGAATGCTATAAATCGGCAACAATTAAAAATTCCTCACACTCTTGGCTCAAAAACACTTGCTAGGAAACGCCATGAACTTGTACATTTGTTTACTTTCttagtatttttgttttattaattttttgtgttagttatattttaatttgaccaATCTTATAATAATATTAGGAAGTTAAAACTGGGCGACAATTTAGCAGAGGAGAAATGTTTTCTATCACTCACAAGAAAAAAGATGGAACATTTGTCAATGAGGAAGCACAACAAAAGAATGTAAGATAAAATTCTAATCTATATTTATTCCCACAATGATATAAACATAGTTAGATAGAGTGGGGTGGGGATGGGGTTTAATTACTTGCTGCATATGTCCTTAATCAAAGGAACTAATTAATATTGGTTTCACTTTTGTTAACTTTTCTAAACTTAGGTTTATCTTGGGGTCAgttatatataatgattaatggTATAGATGGAAGAGAGGgagattattattatcatttattttgGATTCGGATTATTTTTGTGTGTATGTTGAGTTTATGGACTAGTTTGGTTGAATTTGATTGATATGTTCAACATTGTGGTTCGGAATTTAGTCCATGCAAAGAAAGAACATTATATAGCATTATTGCTACTGAAATTTTTATGTATCCACTTTAGACAATTAAAGTTGAAACTAACCCTACCAAACATAGTAGTACTCCTGTTACTTAATAAACTCGTAGTACTTCTTTGCAAAATGATTGATAAATTCTATTGGACTAATATTGCATATGTCACATTATTATTTATCTATGAATCACTTCAGGAAGACTTACAAAAGGAAATTGGTGAGGGTGCTTCTGAAAATGAAGCATATGTTAAAGTATTTGGCAAAGAGAATTCAAGCTATGTTAGAGGTATGGGATTTGGTGTTCGTCCATCTCAAATGATTGGATCTTTATCCCGCTCAAGAGAGTCTATGCAATCTACTACAACTAGTGGACCATCAAGAACTGAATATCAAAACTTGAAGTTACAAGTACAATTGCTACAGGAACAAGTAAATTTTCTTGTGAATTATCAAAAGGGTCAATTGCCACCCGGTTTTTCTACTGAGGTAAGATAAAGACATATGTTATACTTAATTTTATAGACTTGCGTACTTAAGTTTCATCATTAACAACTTCTAAAATGATTGTAGTTTAATTTGTAATCATAGCCTCTTGTATAACACTTGTTGATTTGTTAagtatctttctaaaatatttcctaaaatatatattttttattttcaattgtagGTTGCAGATTTTGAATCACCGACACATACAAGACCATATTCTTCTGCCAGTCATGAACCTAAACAACATAGGCCATCCAACGTTTAAAGGAGTTTTATGATTGAATTGTTAGGTTTACAAGTTTGGATTAAGTAGgaattttttgaatttacatATGGATTATTACTATGTAATTAAAACTTGTAGAATTCAACTTTTGAAATACATTGTTGCTATTTTTGTAAAACTTGGGGGATTGAATTTGGATTTGTTGAAAAACAGTCATTTATGGAGAATTCAACTTTTGATAATAGAAATTTTGATGTTAGAGAGATTATGACATTTTAAAATAGTCACTAAATACAGGAAAAAACTGTCACAGGAATAAATAACTTAGTAACGGTTTTAAATCGAAAAAATGTCACTAAAAATATTGTGACGGCTTAAATAGTCACTAAATATGCCTAAAAACTGTCATAAGAACTAGTAACATAGTGACGGTTTAAATAGTCACTAAATATGCCTGAAAACTGTCACATGATTTAGTAATTTAACGACGGTTTCAAAACGTCGCGAAATAcagtataaaaaatacttttacaaGTGTTATAAATTAGTGACAGTTTTATACTTTAAAAACCGTCACAAACAATTTAGCGACACTCCTTACCAACGGTGGTCCAAAACCGTCACTATGCCAGTTGGCGATGCTCAAATCTGTGACGCTTTTTTAAACCGTCGTAAAACTATTTAGTGACAGTTAAAACCGTCACCAAGCATTAAAAAAAACCGTCGTCAAAATACTGTTTTGTTGTAGTGCTTATTGCTGGTTTTCCGAAAATAAAAACCGGAAAATACTCGGGCTATGTTGGTCAATACTCAATATGTCTTTGGAAAattgtttcaactttcaactcTTTATATATTGATGATAATATAGTTTGAATTTAAAACCTTGTACACACGATCTGAACTGCGTGTCTTTATATTGTCATAACCTTGCAAACGCCCttatttaaaattaacatttagACCGCAATGCTCTCATCATAAAATAAtaacctttttatatttttaatacattaatatgttcaaaatgtattaaaaatataaaaaaattaaaatttttaagatctttattaactaaattttttaattattttttttaaattctgtaATGGTACAAGTATCTAAGGTTTTGATTTTGAATATGACAAATTAGGATGTAAGTTGCTTTCACTGTTGTTTTAGTTGAAGAATTAATTATTCTTTTTCATTATAAATTACGAATTGCAAAAGCTACTACAAATTTAAGATTGGACCATATTAATTAGGAGAGTCTCCAATAGTAGCATGTGAAATAGACTCTTGTTCGGTTGTCGGGTTCCAGACAAATCGGATGTGCGGATGGAGGAGTGAGAACGCCCTAGCTTTGGTCGCGCTGGTGGCGGATTTGCCGGGTAGACGAGCACTCGTCCTGGAGAAAGGAtgagggggggtgccacctgcaaagacactccgacgctcaagtcagttagTGTGCAGGCGGGAAAAGTGATGTGGAAAGGTGACctacctcgggggaagagccaatcttccccttatatacatgtcagtagtgggcccctcGTGAGGACAGGCCCATATTCCCAAGGACATTGTCCTGCCGCCGCGTGTGGGACGTACAAGACACGTGTCCGGGTCGTTCAAAGGGCGAGGAGCCGGGTCGACCCGTCGGGTCCTTGGGCCagaccgtaacagtgcccccacgcgccaATGGTAGCTGTGGGAGCTATCAATGGCGTGTTGTCTCGTCTCTCATTTGGGGTCGTCTGGTCGGTCGTTCGTGATAAGGATGTGCCCTCTACGCGCGTGTCCTTTGATTGCACCAGCAACCGTTTCGTCGCATCGTTCCCCGTGccgagcattaaatgctcataatggggtgAAAAACCCTTGCTGAAAAGACCATTCTGCCCCCAGACGTTTCGCGCTTCCTGGGGCAGTTTTTAAACGGATCAGTTTAAGCACTCCATTCTTTCTTTTGTATCTCCCTTTTTCTGCCTTCCTCTTGCTCCCAAATCTCAACATTCCTTTGCAGTGTTGTGGTGCGCCTCTTCCTTCGCATCTTTCTTTAACAATATTCAGGTAACCTTCGAATCACACTCtcttttatgcattatttttgCATGTTTGTTGTTTGGTTTTTTGCTGTTGTTGTGTAGCCTTTTAATTGCGACTAGATGTGTTAGGGGGGAAagtaccattccagggtaggcttttcttgttcttttcgtGATTTAGTCTCGATTGGCCTTAGTCGGGGAGTCGTGGGGGGTAGTGTCTGTATTCGGCCTGAGCAACCGATCTCTTAGACTGACTGGATGGTCCCCCCATGTAGGTATGGCTCGCACGGTTTCCCGGGCTTCCGTTAACCCCGCGGCGTACGACCCCTATGCTTGGGTCGTTTCCGACGTGAAGGATTCGCCTAACCAAATGGGCGAGGAGGAGCTCACCGAGTTCCGACAGGCCGGGTACTTGTGTGGAGGGACTGATGAGGAAGCCAATTATGATGTTTTTGTCCCGGCTCCTCACGAGCGACTGTATGAAATCAACTTCCAACATCCCCGAGTTGCCAACTGGATTTGGTTCTACAAGTCCATGTTCACCCAAGTCGGAGTTCGTATCCCGTTTTCGGCCTTTCAAATGGCGCTTTTAAGTCGAATTTCCGTGTCGCCGTCGcagttgcatccgaacagttgggcctcgatccgctgtttcgagatggtttgtgagTACCTTGAACTGCCGGTGTCCGTAGatgttttcctcttctttttcacccTCACAAACCCTTCCAAGGAGGGGAAACACAAAaaagggttcatgtccttccggtcTGCCCAGGGTCGGAGGATTTTTGGCTTGTTCGAAGATTCCTACCATGGGTTTAAGGACAAATATTTCAAGGTCCGCCCTGTCAAAGGTCGTCACCCCTTTTGGTTGTCGTTGGAGGGAGTACGGCTCATCCCGACCTATTGGAGTTTCGGGGCAGGGTCCAATACCTTTATTAAGGTAACCTATAATGGCATGTCAACGGTAGATCGGCAGATCGCCGAGGTGTTGATGGCGGTCTTTGGGAAGAATCAAGTGAATCCCCACCTCCTTATGGGTGATCGGGAGTCCGGTCATAATTATATTTGTGAGAAACTTGTACTTTGCCTTTTACCTTTGTGTTTTTGCTGATACTTTGTGGCGATTAACCGATCTTCTTACTTTCCTGCAGTGGAGATGTCTGCGTCGGTGACGGGTCTTCCCAACTTGTTCCAAACTTTCCTCTGCGCCAGCGACGACGAAGGGGATAATGAAAAATCGGCCGCCGAGAAGTCCGCAATTCCCCCGGAGGACAAAACTACTTCCGAGCAAGAAGCCGCGGTTGACGGAACCGGGACCTCGGCCCAAGCTGCCCAGGTCGAGGGTGATAAAACGGTTCACGCTTCTCCTTTCCGCGAGGTGATAGGCACCGGGGGTTCGACGTCTACCCCTGAGGTCGATGATGGTGTGGAGGATGTTCCTAACCCCAAGAGGAAAAGGAAGATGTCCTCCAGTCCCGAGGGGGTCCTTACCGTTATGGAGAGGAATTTTGACGCTGGGAACTTCATAGATTCCCAGCTGATCCCTAGTACTGAGGAGTACTTTCACGAGTCTTCCCTTgccgggcaggcgaggtggatgtaccgtaCTCTTCTGCGGGGCGCCGTGATAGCCCGGAAGGCTGAGTTTGAGCTGTCCGGGATGGAGTCCCTCCGCAGGAGGTTGGAAGCTAGTGGGAAGGCTAATAATGAGCTGAAAAGTGAAGTCGAGACTCTCCGGGAGCAGTTGACCCAATCAAATGAAAAACTTGACGCCGCCGAGAAGAGGGCCACTGCTGCCGAGAAGAAGACTGCCACTGTTGAGAATAAGTTAAAGGACTCGGTCGCCACGGTTTCTCGTCTTGTCGATCGTGAGATGACTTTGGAGAGCCAGGTCGGCGCAGCGCAGAAACGGGTGGCCGAGATGGAGAAGGAAAAGCAAGCCGTGGAGGCCGAATCAGCAACATGGAAGGCTAAGTACAAAGATATCGTGAAGCAGGGGAAGGGTGCAATTTTGGCGACCGAGGAGGCTCTCAAGGCTCAGGTCAAAGTTATTGCTCCCGAGTTTGATACGTCGGCGATTGGTGTTCTCAAGGTCATTCAAGATGGCAAGGTTGTCGACGCCCCCAAGAAATGAGTCTTCTGTTTAAAGTTTTTGTTTAGCCGTTTCATCTTAGCTTGCGAACAATTTTAACTTTAGCCGTTTTGGCTTGTGAATAGTTTGATTTTAGCCGTTTTATTTTGGCTTGTGAACAATGACCTTTTTAGTCGTTTGCTCGTCTAGTCGTGTTACCGTTTCTATTAACCGTTTTTGGTATATTGTCGTCATTTATATCAACGGCCCATGGCCTTTCGTGTAGTCGTTGCGGCGGCGGTTGACgggttcccggggtgatcagtcccggggacGCGCGTCATCGTTGGTCGTGATGGGATGGTTTATCTGGAGAATTGAGTGATAAAACAGGAGAGAAAATTTGCACAAGTATATCTTATTCGATAAGTCGCTACGAAAAGTTCACAAGTTAAATTTGTAAATTAACTACTTAGCTAGGTTGGGCGGCTTGTCGGGCCCTCCTCTAGGAGTAGAATCTTCTTAGGTTGTCCGCGTTCCATGTTCTCGGGACTTCTTTACCGTCAAGCCTTTCTAGTTTGAATGCTCCTTTCCCCATCACTTTCTTGACtctataggggccttcccagttCGCCGCTAGCTTGCCTTCTCCGGGGGTCGGTAGGCCGATATCATTTCGCCTCAGGACGAGGTCGTTTGGCTCGAATTCCCTCTTGAGTactttggtgttgtagcgcaGAGCCATTCTTTGTTTTAGCGCCGTTTCTGTCAAATGGGCCATTTCCCTAGCTTCATCTATCAGGTCCTTTTCTACGGTTTCCTCCACTCCTTTCAAGAGCAACCGCGGGCTTGGTTCCCCGATCTCCACGGGTATTACTACGTCCACCCCGTACGTTAGTCGGAAAGGAGTTTCCTTAGTGGAGGACTGTTCGGTTGTTCGGTAGGACCAGAGAACCGCTACTAGTTCATCGGCCCAAGCACCCTTTTTATTGTCCAACCTCTTTTTTAACCCTGAAAGGATAACCTTGTTGGCAGACTCCACTTGTCCGTTCGTCTGAGGGTGTTCTACCGAAGAGAACCTTTGCCTTATACCCAGGCCGTTGAGAAATTCCGTGAACTTTTTGTCAGTAAACTGCGTgccgttgtccgagatgacgactTCCGGTATCCCGAATCgcgttatcacctgcctccacatgaatttcCTGCAATTGGACGAGGATATGCTAGCTAGTGGctcggcctctatccatttggtatagtagtcaattgcaactatgaggtatttgacttgcccagGGCCGACTGGGAAGGGccctaagaggtcgactccccactgAGAGAACGGCCGGGAGGTCGTTAGCAAGCTTAA contains:
- the LOC112805643 gene encoding uncharacterized protein; translation: MFFLKKIFVVNDDEHKKYILSNLGNKWKNDRCKLFNEHYKSELGWDANVNLNPIGIPKDHWAAFLEYRLSPKTQELCEKNAINRQQLKIPHTLGSKTLARKRHELEVKTGRQFSRGEMFSITHKKKDGTFVNEEAQQKNEDLQKEIGEGASENEAYVKVFGKENSSYVRGMGFGVRPSQMIGSLSRSRESMQSTTTSGPSRTEYQNLKLQVQLLQEQVNFLVNYQKGQLPPGFSTEFNL